The genome window GCTTATCGGCGCGGCTCAGGCCGACTCCCTGCCGAGATCGGCATCCGCGCCGGCCCGCCTTACCCGCGACAACGGGGCGCCGGTAGGAGAGAACCGCCATTCCCAGACGGCCGGTCCCGATGGCCCCGTTTTATTGCAGGATGCGAACCTGATTCAAAAGCTGCAACGCTTCGACCGGGAGCGCATTCCAGAACGCGTGGTGCATGCGCGTGGTACCGGTGCGCATGGAGTGTTCGTGGCCACGCGCGATATCTCGGCGCTTACCCGCGCGTCGGTGTTCACGCCGGGGCGGGAAACACCGGTGTTCGTGCGCTTCTCGGCGGTGATTCATAGCAAGGACTCGCCTGAATATCTTCGCGATCCGCGCGGTTTCGCGACGAAGTTCTACACCCGCGAGGGCAATTGGGATCTGGTCGGCAATAATCTGCCGATCTTCTTTATCCGCGATGCGATGCAGTTTCCCGACATGGTGCATTCCTTGAAGCCGGCACCCGATACAAATGTGCAGGATCCGAACCGGTATTTCGATTTCTTTGCGCGGCATCCTGAGTCGACGCATATGCTGACGCAGCTATATAGCGATGCCGGGACGCCCGCATCGTACGGCGCGATGGACGGTGACAGCGTCCATGCCTATAAATTCGTGAACGCAGCGGGTGAAACGCGGTACGTGAAATTCCACTGGAAGAGCATGCAGCGCGCGTCTCCGTTGTCCGCGTCTGCGGCGCGCGCGAAGGATTTCAATTACCTCACGCTCGATCTGCTGGCGAATATCGACGCGCGTCGCTTCCCGCAGTGGCAGCTGCAGATTCAGACGCTGCAGTCGGCGGACTTTGCCGCGCTCGACTTCGACCCCCTCGATGCGACGAAAATCTGGCCCGCCCGCATTGCGCCGTATCTAACGGTGGGCGTCATGACGCTGAACCGAAATCCGGACAATGTCTTCAACGAAACCGAGCAGGCCGCGTTTGCACCGTCCAATCTGGTGCCAGGAATTGAACCGTCCGAGGATCGCCTGTTGCAGGGCCGGCTGTTTTCTTATGCCGATACGCAGTTGCATCGGGTAGGCACGAATGCCTTGCAATTGCCGATCAATCGGCCCGTCGCGCCGGTGGCAGATTACAATATCGATGGTGCGATGAACAGCGGCGGAAACAGCGGTGCAGGCGGTACGGCCCTGTCGGCCGCGCGTCCTGAGTCGATGGCGCCGATGCCATCGCATCGCGTCAATTACGAAGGCGCCGCGGCGCCGGTGACGCGCGCCGATACGCAATATCGTTTGCATCCGTCGCCGCTGCGCGGCACCAGCCAACAAGTGGGAATCGAGAAAACCGCTGACTTTCAGCAAGCAGGCGACTTCTATCGTGCGCTGAGTCGCGCCGAAAAAACCGCGCTCATCGATAATTTAATCGGCGATCTCGGGCAAGTGCGCAGTATGAAGACCAAACAGACCATGGTCGCGTACTTCACTCAAGCCGACGCGGCATTCGGCGCGAGGCTGTCGAAGCGGCTCGGCTTGACCCAAGCGCGTTTCGACGAGACGCCAACGCGCGCCCGCTAGGGTGATCGTGGGGCGCTTGGCTGGTAACATGACAACCGTTACCGTTCCCTCCGCCGCCCCTTGGACCCCATGCCGAAGTCTGATACGTCCGATCCCACCGCGACGCCCGATCTTTTCGATACCGCTGTTCAGCACGACGCGGACATGTCCCTGCCGCCCGCCGCGACTGATGCGATGCGCGTCTCGGCCGCTTCCCCTGCGGCGTCGGTAGAGGTTCGGGCCGACGTCGGGCGCGGCTTACGGCTGCTGCACACGGCGGACTGGCAGATCGGCAAGCCGTACAACAGCTTTCCGGCCGAAGACGCGGTCATGCTGGCGGAAGCGCGTTTCCAAGTGGTCGAACGCATCGCGCAGCAGGCACAGGCAGCGCGCGTCGACGCGGTGCTGGTAGCAGGGGATGTGTTCGACGCGCAAGGGTTGAGCGATCGCACGATCCATCGTCTGTTTCATAGCCTGGCCGCCTTCACCGGGCCTTGGTTTCTATTGCCGGGCAATCACGATGCCGCATTGACGGAGTCGATCTGGTCGCGCGCGCAACGGCTGGGCTGCGTGCCGGATAACGTCCATCTCTGTCTGGCGCCGCGTGTCCATCGGGTCGACGCGCTGCGTCTGGCGATCCTGCCGGCGCCATTGACGCAACGGCACACCCATCACGATTTGACCGAATGGTTCGCGCAAGCCGATACGCCATCCGGATGGTGGCGCATCGGCCTCGCGCACGGGAGTGTCCAGGGCATCCTGGCCGACGATATCGATTCGAGCAATCCGATCGCGCCGAACCGCGCCGATCAGGCGGATCTGGATTATCTGGCTTTGGGTGACTGGCACGGTACGCGCCGCATCGATGCGCGGACCTGGTACAGCGGGACACCGGAGACCGACCGGTTCCGTGCCAACGAGTCCGGCCAGGTGCTATTGCTGACCTGGCCAGCATCGACATCGACGATCGACGGTGCCGCGCAGAACCCCGACGGCACCGACCGCACCGACCGCACCGAGCGACGCCCGCCGCCGACGGTCGAAGTGTTGAGCACCACCCACTATCGCTGGCGAACCGTTGCAGCGACGCTTCACGTCGATAGCGACCTGGAAAAGCTGCAAGAGGACATCGCCACACTGCAGACGCAGGATGTCGTGCAATACAAGGTGGAGGGCGTGGCCGATCTCGCCGGACAACGGCGTCTGCAACAGGCGCTCGATCGGGCGCAAGGGCGAGCGCGGAGTGTCAGCGCGGACATGCGCGGGCTGCGCCTGCAACCGACCCCCGACGATATCGCTGCCCTGCGTGCCGACGGTTATCTCGGCGAGGTGATCGCCACGCTGCAGGACGCGCAGCAGGATAGCGACCCGCAACAGGCCGAATGCGCGCACGATGCCTTGATCCTGCTCGCAGCCCTGCTGCAGCCCGACCCGAGCGCCGAAAGCGGCACCGATACACGCACCGGCGCAACCGGGAAAGCACAGTGATGAAACTGCAACGCATCCGTATCGAGCAGGTCCGACAGTTCCGGCGCGCGCTGGAGTTGCGCGACCTGGACAGTGGCATCAATCTGTTCAGCGGCCCGAACGAGGCGGGTAAGAGCACCGTCGTGGCCGCCATCCGTGCTGCTTTTCTAGAGCGTCATCGATCGAACGGCGTCGAGGATCTGCGGCCGTGGGGCGATAGCGCGGCCGCGCCGGAGATCGATATCGATTTCACGTTGGATGGGCGCCGCTATGCGCTCTCCAAGCGCTTCCTGCAACGGAAGCGCTGCACGCTGAGCATCGGTGCCGCCGACGACGTCCCGGGCGGCGGCCGCACGGCGTCGATCGAAACGTTGGATGGCGCGGCGGCGGAGGACCGGCTTGCCGAGCTGCTCGGCTTCCATTACGCATCGCGTGGCGCGAGTGACGCGCCGCAATGGGGCGTTCCCGGCCTGCTGTGGATACAGCAAGGCAGCGGGCAGGTCTTCCGCGATGCCATCACGTACGCGACCGATCATCTTCGAGGCGTGTTGCACGACAGTCTGGACGCGCTGTCGAGCACGGGCGCCGATGCGATAACCGCACAGGTCGAGGCCGCGCGCAATGCGCTGCTCACGCCTGCGACCGGTGCGCCGCGCGGCGCCTTTGCGGAGGCGAATGCGCAGTATCAGACGCGGGCGGAGCAACGCGACGTACTGTCGCGGCAGATCCTGCAGTATCGGCAGCAAGTGGACGAATTAAGTGCCTTGCGGCGTGCCCATGCGGAAGACAGCGCCGTGCAGCCGTGGCGCGCCTTGCGAACGCAGCAGCGCGACGCCGAGCGGGCATTGGCCGAGATCGATGCGCTGACACAGACGTTGCAGGACGCACAGCGGCAGTGGCGACAATGCGATGCGCAGATTGCGCTATTGCGAGGTCAGCGCGAGGCGTTCGATGCGCAGCAGACAGCGTTCGAGGCACGGCGTGTGGCGGAAGCCGCGGCGACGCAAAAGCGCGCTGACGCCGATGCCGCGTTGGCACAAAGCGCGGCGCGTCGCGAGCAGGCCGAGGCCGCGATGGAGCAGGCGAGTCGCGATGGCGTCTTGCTGCAACACCGCGTGCGGCGGGCGCAATGGCGTCGGCAATTGAACGATGCGCTCGCACTGGCGGAGAAAGCGTCGCGTCAGTTGGCCGATGCCGAGGCAGCGCAGGCGCGCGTGCGCGATCGACAGGCGGCGTTGGCGGCACTGACGCTCGATGACAAGGTGTTGGCAGCGTTGGAGAAACAGCACGATGCGTTGCGAGACCTCCGCGTCAGGCGCGAGGTGGCTGCCACGCGGGTGCGTTTTGCCTTGCATCCGGGCGCGTCGCTGCAACTGGGCGATACGACGCTCCAGGGCGACGGCGAGCGCCTTTTGCTCGAACAGATGACGATCGATATCCCCACGGTCGGGCGTCTCGACATCGTGCCGGGTGGCACCGATCTGGCGGCCTTGGGCCGTGACGAGGCCGCTTTGCGCGCCGAGCACGACGCGCTGCTGGCAACCCATGATCTGGCCGATCTGGACGCCGCACGGCAACGCCGCGACGCGGCGCGCATCGCGCAGGCGGACCTCCAGGCCGCAACGGCGTCGCTTGATGCGCTGGCGCCGAAAGGCGTGGAGGCCCTGCGTGACACGTATCAGACCGCACGCGATCTGGCTGCACGCCTTCAGACGCCGCCCGCCGGGACGACAGGCAGCCCGGATACCGACGCGCCTGTCGAGGCGGCGGTGGACGATGCGGAACTGGAACGCGCCGCCGCCGCGCAGGGACAGGCGCGGCAGCAGCTGGATCGCGCGACGCAACAATGGCATGACGCGCGACTGCAGGCGGCACAGGCGCATGCCGCCTTGGACACCGCGCAGCGTGAACGGGAGCGTGCGCAGGTCGCCTTGGACGCGCCGGACCGCGAAGCTCGCGTGGCGGCGATAGCGCGACAGTTGACCGATACTTTGGCGCAAGCGCAGACCTTGCAGGACAGCATCGCACGGCAGGAGCAAGCGATTGCGCAAGCACGGCCCGATATTCTGCGGCAGGATATCGCGCGTTTTGCACGAAGCGCGGAGCAACACGAACAACAGCACGATGCGCGAGGCAAGGCGCTGTTGAAGTTGGAGGTCTCCCTGGAAGCGGCCGGCGCGCAAGGTCTCGACGAACAGGCGGCGGACGTGGCGCGCGCTTTCGGTGAGGCAGCGCGGCGGCGCGACGATCTCCAGCGTCGCGCCGCCGCGCTCGACTATCTGCTCACGCTATTGCGAGACAAGCAGAAGGCGCTGACCCAGCGCTTGCAGGCGCCATTGCAACGACACCTGCAGCACTATCTGTCCTTGCTGTTTCCCGGCGCCGCGTTGACGCTCGATGCGAAGATGCAGCCGATGACGCTGGTTCGCGAACGATACGATGGCACGGGCCCATCGCGCAGCGACGGCGATGGCGATGTCGGCGGCGGGGGCCGGGTGGAACGGGACGAGCGCGCCGATGTCGACGCGTTGAGCTTCGGCGCACGCGAGCAGCTGGGCATTCTGACGCGTCTCGCCTACGCCGACCTGTTGCGGGAGGCGGGACGTCCGACCTTGTTGATGCTCGACGATGCGCTCGTGCACAGCGACGAGGCGCGCCTCGCGCAGATGAAACGCGCGTTGTTCGATGCCGGCACACGGCATCAGATCCTGCTTTTTACCTGTCATCCGGAACGCTGGCGCGATCTCGGCGTTACGCCTCGGACGCTGGGATAACCAGCACGCCGTCGTTTTGCTTGCGCGGCGCATGCGCCAGTACGCAGTCGTCATTCGCGAGCCGATAGGCATTCTTGCCAGCGGCCTTCGCCTCGTACATCGCCAGATCCGCGCAACTGAGCACGCCTTTGGCCGAGACGGGGCGGGAAGGCCGCCCTGGATAGTAGCTGATGCCGATGCTGGCGCCGACGCCGACTTGCTGGATACCGATATCGAAAGGGCGGTTCAAGGCGACGATCACGCTCGCGGCCACGTGTTGCGCATCGGCGGCCGACAGCGAGTGCTCGCCGAGCACACCGTGCAGCACGAGAACGAATTCGTCGCCGGCCAGCCGCGCCACGATGTCCGTTGTTCGCACCGAGGCTTTCAGACGGTCGGCGACGCGCTTCAGCAAGACGTCGCCGCTCTCATGGCCGTAGAGATCGTTGATGCGTTTGAAGCCGTCGAGGTCGAGGAAGAGCACCGCCATCGGCGCATTGTCGGCCATTGCCTCGCTCAGGTGTGCCATCAGTGACCGGCGATTCGGCAGCAAGGTCAGCGGATCCTGAAAGGCCTGTTCGGTCAGCGACGATTCCAGGCGCTTGCGCTCGGTGACGTCGTAGCTGACCACGTAGAAACCGTTGACCTCCCCGTTTTGCCGATGCGGAATATAGGTCGCGCTCCAGATGCGGCCCGACGCATCGTCATAGACGACATTGTCGTTGACCACGCGCTCGCCGGCCAAGGCGCGCTCGAACAAGGGCGCGAGTCGCGCCATGCGCTCCGGTCCGACGACGTCGGCGACGCGGCGTCCGTGCAAGTCCGCGGCATCGCAGTGGAAGACGTCGCCATACGTCGCGTTGGTGAAACGGTAGCGCAGATCCCGATCGATATCGCCGATCAGAACCGGCAGGTTGTCGGTGATCGTTTGCAGTGTTTCCCGGCTGGATCGCAATGCTTCCTCGATGCGCCGCCGCGCCGCGATGGTGCGGTCCCGTTCTTCCACGACCTGCGCGAGATCCGTATTGACGGCCTGCAGTTCCGCCGTGCGCCGTACCACGCGCGCCTCCAGATCCGCGCGTAAATCCGCCAACGCCTCGTCGCTGCGCTTGCGTTCCGAGATGTCCTCGATGACGGCGATATAGTGCAAGGGCTGCCGGTCGGGAGTCCGCGCCAGCGCCACCGTCACATTGACCCAGAGATAATCGCCGTCGCGCCGACGATAGCGGCGCTCCCGCGTGTAGGACGAAAATTCGCCGCTGCCTATCCTGACGATGTCCCGCTCGGTCCGCGCCCTTTCACTGGGGTCGATGATGCGGCTGTAGTGCCAGCCTTTCAACTCCGCCGCCGTATAGCCCAGCATCGTGGCGAAGCGCTGATTCGAGCGCTGCAATCGGCCGTCCATGCCCATGACGACCATCCCCACGGCCGCCTGTTCGAAAGTGGCTTCCAGCGCGGCGATCGATTCCTCCAGTGCCCGGCGATCGTCACGGTGCATGCGCTGCGACATCGCGGCGGCTTCCCGTTGCAGCAGTTCCCGTCGGACGATGGCGGCGAGATCGCGTAGCGCGTCTTCCTGCGCTGGCGTCAACTGACGGACTTGGGTATCGATGACACAAAGCGTGCCCAAGGCATGGCCCTGCGACGAGCGTAGCGGCATGCCCGCGTAGAAGCGGATGTGCGGATTCTCGGTGACGAGCGGATTATTGCGGAAGCGCGGGTCGTTTTCCGCATCGGTGACGATGAAGAGGTCGGTGCCGAGCATCGCGTGCGGACAGAATGCGATGTCGCGCGGCGTCTGCTGTGCCTCTAGACCGACGCGCGATTTGAACCACTGCCGGTCGTGGTCGACTAACGACACCAGCGCAATGGGTACGCCCGCGATGATCGACGCCAGACGCGTCACACGATCGAAGGTTTCCTCGGGGGGCGTGTCCAGCAGATTCAGGCGTTGTAGCAGCGCGACGCGGGCCTCGTCGTCAGGCAAGGCCGGCGCACGCGTGGCGTAGGCGGAAACGGGCATCGCAGGTCTGCCTCTGAAGGAGGTTGTTTCCCAGTTTATCCCGAAATACGCCGTGCGCCGGATTTACGCCGTTCGGCCTTGCGGCAAGGTTACAAGAAAGGGCGCCTCGAGGTCCTCTTCGTTCAGATTCAGGCCTTCTCCAACCCGGTCGACGACAATGAAATCCGTCGTGCCCGGTAGTGCCAGCAAGGGGTGATGCCAGACGCCCTTCGCGTAATTGACGCCTTGCCAGCCATTGCTGACAAAGGCGCGGATCTGCGTCGGATC of Robbsia sp. KACC 23696 contains these proteins:
- a CDS encoding DNA repair exonuclease encodes the protein MPKSDTSDPTATPDLFDTAVQHDADMSLPPAATDAMRVSAASPAASVEVRADVGRGLRLLHTADWQIGKPYNSFPAEDAVMLAEARFQVVERIAQQAQAARVDAVLVAGDVFDAQGLSDRTIHRLFHSLAAFTGPWFLLPGNHDAALTESIWSRAQRLGCVPDNVHLCLAPRVHRVDALRLAILPAPLTQRHTHHDLTEWFAQADTPSGWWRIGLAHGSVQGILADDIDSSNPIAPNRADQADLDYLALGDWHGTRRIDARTWYSGTPETDRFRANESGQVLLLTWPASTSTIDGAAQNPDGTDRTDRTERRPPPTVEVLSTTHYRWRTVAATLHVDSDLEKLQEDIATLQTQDVVQYKVEGVADLAGQRRLQQALDRAQGRARSVSADMRGLRLQPTPDDIAALRADGYLGEVIATLQDAQQDSDPQQAECAHDALILLAALLQPDPSAESGTDTRTGATGKAQ
- a CDS encoding AAA family ATPase, whose translation is MKLQRIRIEQVRQFRRALELRDLDSGINLFSGPNEAGKSTVVAAIRAAFLERHRSNGVEDLRPWGDSAAAPEIDIDFTLDGRRYALSKRFLQRKRCTLSIGAADDVPGGGRTASIETLDGAAAEDRLAELLGFHYASRGASDAPQWGVPGLLWIQQGSGQVFRDAITYATDHLRGVLHDSLDALSSTGADAITAQVEAARNALLTPATGAPRGAFAEANAQYQTRAEQRDVLSRQILQYRQQVDELSALRRAHAEDSAVQPWRALRTQQRDAERALAEIDALTQTLQDAQRQWRQCDAQIALLRGQREAFDAQQTAFEARRVAEAAATQKRADADAALAQSAARREQAEAAMEQASRDGVLLQHRVRRAQWRRQLNDALALAEKASRQLADAEAAQARVRDRQAALAALTLDDKVLAALEKQHDALRDLRVRREVAATRVRFALHPGASLQLGDTTLQGDGERLLLEQMTIDIPTVGRLDIVPGGTDLAALGRDEAALRAEHDALLATHDLADLDAARQRRDAARIAQADLQAATASLDALAPKGVEALRDTYQTARDLAARLQTPPAGTTGSPDTDAPVEAAVDDAELERAAAAQGQARQQLDRATQQWHDARLQAAQAHAALDTAQRERERAQVALDAPDREARVAAIARQLTDTLAQAQTLQDSIARQEQAIAQARPDILRQDIARFARSAEQHEQQHDARGKALLKLEVSLEAAGAQGLDEQAADVARAFGEAARRRDDLQRRAAALDYLLTLLRDKQKALTQRLQAPLQRHLQHYLSLLFPGAALTLDAKMQPMTLVRERYDGTGPSRSDGDGDVGGGGRVERDERADVDALSFGAREQLGILTRLAYADLLREAGRPTLLMLDDALVHSDEARLAQMKRALFDAGTRHQILLFTCHPERWRDLGVTPRTLG
- a CDS encoding diguanylate cyclase, with translation MPVSAYATRAPALPDDEARVALLQRLNLLDTPPEETFDRVTRLASIIAGVPIALVSLVDHDRQWFKSRVGLEAQQTPRDIAFCPHAMLGTDLFIVTDAENDPRFRNNPLVTENPHIRFYAGMPLRSSQGHALGTLCVIDTQVRQLTPAQEDALRDLAAIVRRELLQREAAAMSQRMHRDDRRALEESIAALEATFEQAAVGMVVMGMDGRLQRSNQRFATMLGYTAAELKGWHYSRIIDPSERARTERDIVRIGSGEFSSYTRERRYRRRDGDYLWVNVTVALARTPDRQPLHYIAVIEDISERKRSDEALADLRADLEARVVRRTAELQAVNTDLAQVVEERDRTIAARRRIEEALRSSRETLQTITDNLPVLIGDIDRDLRYRFTNATYGDVFHCDAADLHGRRVADVVGPERMARLAPLFERALAGERVVNDNVVYDDASGRIWSATYIPHRQNGEVNGFYVVSYDVTERKRLESSLTEQAFQDPLTLLPNRRSLMAHLSEAMADNAPMAVLFLDLDGFKRINDLYGHESGDVLLKRVADRLKASVRTTDIVARLAGDEFVLVLHGVLGEHSLSAADAQHVAASVIVALNRPFDIGIQQVGVGASIGISYYPGRPSRPVSAKGVLSCADLAMYEAKAAGKNAYRLANDDCVLAHAPRKQNDGVLVIPASEA
- a CDS encoding catalase: MNASPALRRFVAAAISISLIGAAQADSLPRSASAPARLTRDNGAPVGENRHSQTAGPDGPVLLQDANLIQKLQRFDRERIPERVVHARGTGAHGVFVATRDISALTRASVFTPGRETPVFVRFSAVIHSKDSPEYLRDPRGFATKFYTREGNWDLVGNNLPIFFIRDAMQFPDMVHSLKPAPDTNVQDPNRYFDFFARHPESTHMLTQLYSDAGTPASYGAMDGDSVHAYKFVNAAGETRYVKFHWKSMQRASPLSASAARAKDFNYLTLDLLANIDARRFPQWQLQIQTLQSADFAALDFDPLDATKIWPARIAPYLTVGVMTLNRNPDNVFNETEQAAFAPSNLVPGIEPSEDRLLQGRLFSYADTQLHRVGTNALQLPINRPVAPVADYNIDGAMNSGGNSGAGGTALSAARPESMAPMPSHRVNYEGAAAPVTRADTQYRLHPSPLRGTSQQVGIEKTADFQQAGDFYRALSRAEKTALIDNLIGDLGQVRSMKTKQTMVAYFTQADAAFGARLSKRLGLTQARFDETPTRAR